Proteins encoded within one genomic window of Meriones unguiculatus strain TT.TT164.6M chromosome 20, Bangor_MerUng_6.1, whole genome shotgun sequence:
- the LOC110551840 gene encoding transmembrane protein 11, mitochondrial-like: protein MSTFEVLATDCYIVHEIYSWENAQDQFEYELEALDEYTVMEPIRPGHDTARRIAVGNCLHKKDALAGAACLFTPLARPLDSSHYTSLPAGVLSLACWTLHRRQLDPDAYELSVRLPLHTLTSSAPVVPVRKGDLRGRRPHNAKALAALVRCVKIYELHAV from the coding sequence ATGTCTACTTTTGAAGTTTTAGCCACAGACTGCTACATAGTACATGAAATCTACAGTTGGGAGAATGCCCAGGACCAGTTTGAGTATGAGCTGGAAGCCCTGGACGAGTACACCGTGATGGAGCCCATCCGACCAGGACACGACACAGCGCGTCGGATCGCAGTGGGCAATTGCCTGCACAAGAAGGACGCATTGGCGGGTGCCGCCTGCCTCTTCACCCCGTTGGCACGGCCCCTGGATTCCTCCCACTACACCTCCCTGCCTGCCGGCGTGCTGAGCCTGGCCTGCTGGACCCTCCATCGACGGCAGCTGGACCCTGATGCCTACGAACTGTctgtccgcctgcctctgcacaCGCTCACCTCCTCCGCACCGGTGGTGCCGGTTCGGAAGGGCGACCTGCGCGGAAGGAGACCGCACAACGCAAAAGCGCTGGCTGCCCTGGTGCGCTGTGTCAAGATCTATGAGCTCCACGCGGTGTGA